The Pocillopora verrucosa isolate sample1 chromosome 14, ASM3666991v2, whole genome shotgun sequence genome has a segment encoding these proteins:
- the LOC131782431 gene encoding acylglycerol kinase, mitochondrial-like, translating into MADGKPWFYTIRKHRKKSIAAALFAGWLMSYGANKYREYMIRRELCHEAKAFGDKTLPSLRKPRRLTLVFNPASGSGSAETLLKKNAEPILHIAGLDVTIVKTDYEGQIKTLMQYIDPKTDGIIVAGGDGTLLEVVTGLLRRSDQEEISKIPIGVIPLGAHNSLCNRIFANKDATEARRIGNATLAIVKGYIKPVDVMEIKGDEGRSTFAMSKLHWGAFRDANEKEDKFWIVGPFRRKLSYLVAAVKDWPPFIDTILSYPTTSTEVSSDSQQGVMPHGFATTNCESLNQAPQRYLDDEKSCDAISDGWITNPIQTFGLSVEPFRTEDYLTTDGFLRVDVWPSDLSKTEFIQSGWKMEKEEKQHKFQMTDSPRCKSLKLKQLKLEPKDEKLSWFSIDGEPFEARAITITLLPNKLQVFFNPHKILES; encoded by the exons ATGGCGGACGGAAAACCCTGGTTCTACACGATACGAAAACACAGAAAGAAATCAATTGCTGCTGCCCTGTTTGCAGGATGGTTGATGAGTTACGGAGCTAATAAGTACAG agAGTACATGATAAGAAGAGAACTATGCCATGAAGCAAAA GCTTTTGGTGACAAAACATTGCCATCATTGAGAAAACCCAGAAGATTGACCTTGGTTTTCAATCCAGCATCTGGCAG TGGTAGTGCAGAGACTTTGTTGAAGAAAAATGCAGAACCAATTCTTCATATAGCAGGGCTTGATGTTACCATTGTCAAG ACAGATTACGAAGGACAAATTAAAACCCTGATGCAGTACATTGATCCAAAAACAGATGGTATTATTGTTGCTGGAGGAGATGGCACACTACTTGAG GTTGTGACTGGACTGCTCAGAAGAAGTGATCAG GAAGAAATTTCCAAGATTCCTATCGGAGTGATTCCTCTTGGAGCACATAATTCTCTCTGTAACAGGATATTTGCAAACAAAGATGCTACAGAAGCTAG gaggATTGGAAATGCAACATTGGCAATTGTTAAGGGATACATTAAACCAGTAGATGTCATGGAAATTAAG GGTGATGAAGGTCGTTCCACATTTGCTATGTCCAAGCTTCATTGGGGTGCTTTTAGAGATGCCAATGAAAAGGAAGATAA ATTTTGGATTGTGGGCCCATTCAGAAGAAAACTTTCCTATCTTGTGGCAGCTGTGAAG GACTGGCCCCCTTTCATTGACACAATACTATCATacccaacaacatcaacagaGGTTTCATCAGACTCACAGCAAGGGGTTATGCCCCATGGTTTTGCAACCACCAACTGTGAGAGCCTCAACCAGGCACCACAAAGGTAtcttgatgatgaaaaaagCTGCGACGCCATCAGTGACGGATGGATTACCAATCCCATCCAAACATTTGGCTTGTCTGTGGAGCCATTCAGGACAGAAGATTACTTG ACTACTGATGGTTTCCTCAGAGTAGATGTCTGGCCATCAGATCTCAGTAAGACTGAGTTTATTCAGAGTGG GTGGAAGatggagaaagaagaaaaacaacacaaGTTCCAGATGACTGACTCACCAA gatgCAAATCCCTGAAGTTAAAACAGCTAAAACTGGAGCCAAAGGATGAAAAG TTGTCATGGTTTTCAATTGATGGTGAGCCATTTGAAGCAAGAGCAATAACAATAACACTTCTTCCAAACAAGCTTCAAGTCTTCTTCAATCCacacaaaattcttgaaagttgA